Part of the Eikenella corrodens genome is shown below.
GTAAAAGCCAATAGCTCCATCCCGCTATTGGCATTGGGGTAGTGCACATCCCCGCCGTTTTCCAACATCTTTTTCAATACGTCCAGCCGATGCGGCATAGCGCCCATCATGCCTAAGGGAATCACATTGTCCCGATTGGGTATATTGGGGTTGGCGCCTGCTTCCAATAGGGCTAGGGCGGCATCGCCGTTTTTAGCCTGCATGGCGTAATGCAGCGGGGTCATGCCGTAGCAGTCTTGGGCGTTTACCTCTACCCCTTTGTCTAAATAAAAATGCATAGTGGATAACGGAGCAGGGCTATACGAGTTCATATTAGCCATATGTAAATAATTCCATTTTGCTGAATCGGTAGTACAGCAGGGATCAAATTTCCCCGTGTCGCTCATCTCTTTCAAAAAAGCTATATCGCCTTCTGAGTTCGCACGGGCTATCTGCATCCCAATATCGTTTTCATACGGATCTGTCATCATTTTTTCCTGCTCTCAAAAAGGTCTCATCTTGCCTTAAATTATACAACGCAGTTATTTCTATTATTTATATTCCATGATGGCTACCTGAAAACGCAGCGCAGCAGAAGTTCCTGCGAAACTAAAATCTTCAGGTAGCCTATTTTACTATTTAGCTGCCGCTTCAGTTGGCTCGGACTGGGTGCCTTCTTCCTGCCAGCCGCTGCCGATGGCTTTGTAGAGGTTGAGCAGATTGAGGCCGGCGGCGAGTTGGTTGTCGAGCAGATTTTGGCTGAAGCCGTGGGCGCTGAGTTGGGATTGTAGGGCGGTGTCGAGGGTTTTGCGGCCGTAGCGGAATAGCTGGCGGTCGTTGCGCACTTGCTGCTGCGCGGTGCGTTCGGCCTGCTGCAATTCTTGCTGCTGGGTGTTGAGGGCGTGTTGGGCCTGGTAGGCGTTGTCTACGTCGGCGAGGGCTTGCAGCAGGGTTTGGTCGTATTGCAGCAGGGCGGTTTGCAGGCGGGCGTCGGCGGCTTGGATGTTGGCGCGGATGCGGCCGGCGGTGAAGAGGGGGAGCTGTACGCCGATGCTGAAGAGGCCGCCGTTGCCGCTGCGGGCGCGGTTGAAGGGGGCGAGGTCGCTGTTGAGCTCGATGCGGCCGGTTTGCCAGAGGAATTGGATGTCGAAGCGGGGGAGGAGGTCGGCTTTGGCGCTGGCGAGCTGGGCGCTGCGGGCTTGGATTTCGGCGGCGCGGGCGCGCAGGTCGGGGCGTTGGTTGAGAAGGCTGCCGGGCCGGATGCCTTGCGGCGGGCTGGGCAGGTGTTGCAGCAGGGCGGCTTGTCGCATGGCGTCGCTATCGAGGCGGAAGCTTTGCGGGGTTTGGCCGATGAGCACGGCGATGCTGCGCTGTTGGGCGTCGAACTGGGCTTGGAGGGTGCTTTGGCGGGCTTGCAGGGCTTGGATTTGGGCGGCAATGGCGGTGGTGTCGTGGGCGGTGGCGTGGCCGGCGTTGAAGCGGCCGGCGGTATAGCGCGCCAGTTCGTGCAGGGTGGAGAGCTGTTGGGAAACGAGGGCTTGCTGCTGCCGGATGTGGGCGGCGCGCAGGTAGTGTTCGGCGATTTGGGCGGAAACGAGCAGTCGGCTGCCGTGGAGCTGCTCTTGGCTGCCGAGGGCGGCGGCGCGGGCGGCATCGGCGTCGCTGCGTTTCTGGCCGAAGACGTCGGGCTCCCAGGCGGCACGGAAGCTGGCGGAGGTGAGGTTGCCGCCGTTGCCGAGGTAGGGGTCGCGGCGGTGGTTGCGGTAGCCTTTGGCATCGGCGGCGAGGCCGGCGCTGGGCAGGAGGTCGGCTTCGGCCAGGCGGGCGGTGGCGCGGGCTTCTTCGAGCCGGCTGCGGGCAATGGCGATGCTGTAGTTGTGCTGCAGGCCTTGTTCGATGAGGCGGCCAAGCTGGGGGTCGGGCCATTGCTGCCACCAGCGGGTTAAATCGGGGGCGGAATCGGCCTGGCCGGTGTGTTGGAAGTTTTCAGGTAGCGTGATGCTGGATTGGCGGTCGATTTGGGTGGCGGAGCAGGCAGTGAGGAGGAGGGCGAGGGCGATGGGGAGGAGTTTGGAGGTGGGCATGGTGGGGTTTCCTTGGTGTGGGGCTACCTGAAAAGGTAGGTGCCGTTTTCAGGTAGCCTTTCGGTTAGGTGGCGGGCATGATTCTTGGGCAGTCTGCCGTTGGCTACCTGAAAACCCGTCTTCTTTTTTCAGGTAGCCTTTTTTAATT
Proteins encoded:
- a CDS encoding ankyrin repeat domain-containing protein, which translates into the protein MMTDPYENDIGMQIARANSEGDIAFLKEMSDTGKFDPCCTTDSAKWNYLHMANMNSYSPAPLSTMHFYLDKGVEVNAQDCYGMTPLHYAMQAKNGDAALALLEAGANPNIPNRDNVIPLGMMGAMPHRLDVLKKMLENGGDVHYPNANSGMELLAFTKHYRSEREDFKEIIELMEQYA
- a CDS encoding efflux transporter outer membrane subunit; the protein is MPTSKLLPIALALLLTACSATQIDRQSSITLPENFQHTGQADSAPDLTRWWQQWPDPQLGRLIEQGLQHNYSIAIARSRLEEARATARLAEADLLPSAGLAADAKGYRNHRRDPYLGNGGNLTSASFRAAWEPDVFGQKRSDADAARAAALGSQEQLHGSRLLVSAQIAEHYLRAAHIRQQQALVSQQLSTLHELARYTAGRFNAGHATAHDTTAIAAQIQALQARQSTLQAQFDAQQRSIAVLIGQTPQSFRLDSDAMRQAALLQHLPSPPQGIRPGSLLNQRPDLRARAAEIQARSAQLASAKADLLPRFDIQFLWQTGRIELNSDLAPFNRARSGNGGLFSIGVQLPLFTAGRIRANIQAADARLQTALLQYDQTLLQALADVDNAYQAQHALNTQQQELQQAERTAQQQVRNDRQLFRYGRKTLDTALQSQLSAHGFSQNLLDNQLAAGLNLLNLYKAIGSGWQEEGTQSEPTEAAAK